The DNA segment GATATATCCTCCATTTCCGCAGTGAGTTCCCGGTCACGATCGGCGCGTCGTCGATACCCCTCTGCAAGTTCCTCACGTGATGTGGGTTTCTCGATCACGATTTTATTGCCCTCCTCGCGAATCGTCACTTCGTCACCGCCCGAGATACCGAAGTCTTCACGCAGGTGTTTCGGCAGTGTAACCTGGCCACGCCCTCCCGCTTTCCGTGTCATAGCATATACATACCGAAAACGTTGTTGCCGGGCTTTCTCAGGCAAATTGACATGCGTGCTGGTTTCGCTCCCAGCGGCGAGTGCTTTCATTGAGTGTTGGAAACAATCACATTTAAGTTATAATTCAGAATATATGATAAATCTTATTAACTTTCACTATTTGGTATCGGCATGGTCGATATCGAGGACAGTAGTTTTGCGGAAGTTCGTCAGTCGGGGAAGAAACGAGTCACCACAAGTAGGCGGAACGTATTAAAAACCACGGGGGTGGGCGTACTCGGTGCAACCGGCCTTGGTGCGACCGGCGGGACCATGTCGGTTGCGGCGTCCTCCGACCACGAGATCGAAATTACGGAACGACCCGATCCAGGTGACGAGTCCATTGAAGTAGAGGTCGATGTGCCGTCGGACGAGGATCCGGTAGACGTCCGCGTGTTCCACTGGTTGGGGGACGATTTGACGGATGAAGTCATCACTGTCGAGTCTGGAGAGACCGACACCGAAACCGTCGAACTGATCCAGCCGCTCGAGAGAGGGGATAGCTTGGATATCGCCATCCTTGAAGAAGGGGCTACTGACCGTGATGAGGCGCTCAGTATGGCTGGCATAACAGTAGACGCCACATACATCGATTTCTACGCGTCTCCATCTACAA comes from the Natronolimnobius sp. AArcel1 genome and includes:
- a CDS encoding AbrB/MazE/SpoVT family DNA-binding domain-containing protein → MTRKAGGRGQVTLPKHLREDFGISGGDEVTIREEGNKIVIEKPTSREELAEGYRRRADRDRELTAEMEDISQEADSTLGDAPAWEH